A single region of the Desulfonatronovibrio hydrogenovorans DSM 9292 genome encodes:
- the lolA gene encoding outer membrane lipoprotein chaperone LolA has product MKYCTLFFLCLMTVGLTSTWAFSETADLVQERYEAIDSFEADYVQILTNAATREQEELTGKIFFQKPLMVRWESRTPEEELLIVNQDTVWNYFPQEETVYRYQADEVLTSRTMLRFISGQAELRQDFRIEDQGLEDGFSKIKLIPKNPEPSLVLAYIWADQEGLMHRILLVDFFGNGNELRLENINLDPELEPDLFTFVPPSGAEVIQE; this is encoded by the coding sequence ACCAGTACCTGGGCTTTTTCTGAAACCGCAGACCTGGTTCAGGAGCGCTATGAAGCCATTGATTCCTTTGAAGCCGACTATGTCCAGATCCTGACCAATGCAGCCACCCGGGAGCAGGAGGAATTGACCGGAAAGATCTTTTTTCAAAAGCCCCTGATGGTCCGCTGGGAATCCCGGACCCCTGAGGAGGAACTTCTTATTGTCAACCAGGACACAGTGTGGAATTATTTCCCCCAGGAAGAAACCGTCTACAGATACCAGGCGGATGAAGTGCTCACTTCCAGGACCATGCTCAGGTTTATTTCAGGTCAGGCCGAACTCAGGCAGGATTTCAGGATTGAAGACCAGGGCCTGGAGGATGGATTTTCCAAGATCAAGCTGATCCCCAAAAACCCCGAACCCAGCCTGGTCCTGGCTTATATCTGGGCTGACCAGGAAGGGCTCATGCACCGGATTCTTCTGGTGGACTTTTTCGGCAACGGCAATGAGCTGCGTCTGGAGAACATAAATCTGGACCCTGAACTGGAGCCGGACCTATTCACCTTTGTCCCTCCTTCAGGGGCTGAAGTCATTCAGGAATAA